aagcatttctgtttttcatgaaaaaggtcttttggaagaaatttataatttcaagaTATCGAGCCAGTGCTAAATAAGATCCTCATTCAAGTATAAAGGTAGtagaagtataattttatattttgtagatGATTCACGAACTATGCAATTCTTAGCAagtttaaaatcagaaatttgtGTTTTCTAGTGCGCtgtaactttttttgataatccGGCACATGAATATTTCAAGTTCTGGtagtttttgttgaaatttgaaTTAGATCAAAAGTTTTAGTTCATTTTCCCTTAACTTCGATTCCATACCGTgtaaataagtataatttttttaactctgaCCACATTAGTAAGATAACAGCTCCATgccatgttaaaattttttacacaaatcgCTCTTCTAGGTGTTTTTGTAGctagttattttaataaagaccCATAGATTTACAAATACATATTTCATTGGTGATTGAGGtgcatagttttatttttactttcaccTTTGAGGCGGACTCAAGCTAACACACTGCATCAAAGAGAATAGACCAAAAgagctcaaaattttaaaatcaattattacacTGAATTAGCTTAATAAGTGACTGTAGTAGAGATGCGATGAATTTtgtatgtagttttttttgGCCTGTTGtagctaaatttaaataaaatgtgctTTGAATACACTAAATACCGTTAGCCACACTTAACATGCGCtgttatgtgttttattttcaaatttgtatgtaCAATACATTAATGCAATATACAAATGAAACAATGAATGATTTTACTGATTAAGCTTTGACTTTTGAGTTCGGTCGTGTAGCTGCAGTTCCACTTACTCTTAAAGGGTTAATCACTCCTTTAGAATCAAAGTCTAATCCAACAGTTaagaaattattcaaaagaCTTTTTGATAAATGTGTATGATCATACATTGATCGTATTAATCTTGGGCATGTTGGCTTTTTAACTGTTTTCACTAAATCGTCTGTCGTTTTCGTATTGATTTCTAGatcttttttagttaaaattgatTTGGTGGTTGAATTATGGCCTCCGTTTATACTTTTTGATGACATataacgattaattttaattgattttttactatcCGTTGCTTCAGAACAATTCAATTTCTGCACATTGGACGTCTCCTGTGGTTTGGATGACATGGATCTTTTTAGGATGTTTTTTCTTGAGCTGTTAAATGAGAAAGGGTATTGGATGaatgattttgatttcattGTTATTGTATTAATGGTAGGTTGAATATGGTGTACCGTTCGATTTTTTCGCACACAACTCAACATTTTCTTTCGACGATGAATTGGTATTTTCTCTGAATCACATGCTTTTAGCATAGTTTTTGATTCTTCTTTCAGTTCTTCAATGAAATCGCCAATAATTGGACCTTGGTAATCCTGAACGCTTGGTGAAATTGATAGTTTTTCAAAGTTCTCATGAATTATGTTCACATTTTCTATGGgtcttgaatttttaaatattttctggcGTGACATACGTTTACCACGAATTGTAAGTTGCAGACCAAGATATGTTGGTGGTCGTGGACATTGTTGTTTATAAGCCAATTCGAATAATCCAGTATCTGCAGTTGGATCTTCTTTTCGATCAATTACAACTAAAAGACAACACAAACACAAAGAAGTTCTGTTAAacaagtaattaaattataggaataaattattataccatgagcacaaacaaaataaaatgtgttcATCGATGGAGTTAACAAGAGAaccaagttaatttttttttttaaatttttctcatctatttaaaattagaataacttTCTAcagttaaataatttgatttgattttttagttgatttcgatttttatcaaaaaagatgggattttcaccaacTGAtacgaaataaagtcaaattaacagacaAGTTTGAacaatttcattgaaaatgaacttttctgttaatttgactttattttgagtCGATTGGAGAAAATCCCATCTtactagcatgtatagaacagaaaatcgttatttttgggtggTTTTCGCACGCtttcttaacaattaacaatcgagcacttaaaatgcaactagaccaaaaatttttgcggGATATTGTTGAGTtatactacaaataaaaattttatacatattcaaaatctgattttttcatacttttctgaggggtaaaattgtaaaaatcgcgttttttctaattttacgaacattttttgttaattttgacacCAATTATATATAATACCCACCGACAATCTGCACTTTTACATTCAGGAGCATTTCTTAAACGagatcctgcaaaaattttctatacgaAAATTATTCATGGATATTTTACCAGGTCTATTTGAACAAGTAGAACTTATTGGCtatggttataaaaaaatcaaatttatttagagTACTTTTATTTGTGTTCAGAGCATCAAAATAAAGCGTCCCACCAAAATGATGGTAAtggttataattttttagaagtaaaactataaatttgaaaattcgaaTTCTTTCAAGGTTCGAAATTCATGAAGCGATTCACTTGAAAATTGTATTAGCTATCAGGCTCAATGCTATAGTTAAGATACATTGAATTCAAAAAAGACGTACCTTTAACAACATCTTCCAGACATTGTGGACACATTCTTGCTGTAACTGAAGTTGAACTACTCATATCAGGACTAGAATTAATTTCAAGCAACCATGGCACTAAATCTTGCCCTAAAATAAAATCTGCAccatataattcaaaataattacccTTGCGGTCCATATTATCTTGACTGGCCAACATTGCACCAACGATAGCTTCTTTCATAGcgggataaataaaattatcccaTTTTTCATACTGACCAATTTTTCTTAAGTACGCTTTGAATGTATAACAATCCCACATATTTTCATCGGGTAATTCTTTACTTCtttgttgattattttgatttttatatcttttttgaaTCGCATTATTGGTTAAATGAATTGCTTCGTGAAAGtcgtttaaagaaaataattgtgaGCTAAAGCGTAAATAACATtctctgaaacaaaaaatttgatcataaaatttaaaattcataatttaggTATAAAACATCAAGATTGAAATTGCAGTTTAAAAACCCATTCTCACACTTAGATGGGAAAATCTTGCTTCTAACCTGGTCGTGTTGAAGTCAAAATAATCCACTTCCGTCAGAAACTTAAAGAGGCTActtttattgactatttttataaaaaaattcgcaaatctcttattaacaaattaattaattacttaatttgtttaaacagATTATATCATCTCATCAGTTTATAGCTGATGATAGCCAGAGAAACtttctttataataattctGTAGGGATGGGGTTTTTAATTGCAATTGTACCATATATTTTCTTACGTGTACATCCACACAATTAATGGTTGGCCAGATGTTAGTAAAAACCATTGCCGTATGTCGAATTTTGTATCGTAAATGAGAAAAGGTCTttctaaaaatcattaaaaactattaaaatattgtaaattattccACACAATGTTTCTATTctacattttcatttataaaaccCCTGGAAACGAAACTTGAAAAAACATtcgttgaaaattattaaatgtggtTGGTATGAAATTATAGATTGCAGATATACATggtgttcatttcaaaaatgtCCACTCTTGATAACTCTTGAgatgatgtgattattgttttgagtgataacacgtcgatttagatatcgacggGTAAGTTAAAAAATGGTAGGTATAGAAAATTTTAGTGTTCATCTCTTCACCCCAcccaccccaactttgaaatttaaaatggtaCCCTCTACcttgtgatacctcatttgaaagggcatacaaTTCTCTCTTCAcccatgattaaaaaaatgaaatcaattaattggttcttaagatagacaACTCAAAAGATGGAATTCATACCTCcaatcttctgtgtagtctatcttagAAACTAATGAGAATTGTATGTTCACAAGGCAGATGGgtatcatttgaaatttcaaagttgaggTGGCTAGTGGTTAAGAggtgaaacctaaaattctctagatAGGTACCATTTATGAACTTCACCCTCGATATAGAAATCGACGACTTATTTCCACTCacaacaataatcacatcaggttaaaagttattaatggtgaatacttttgaaatgaacacactgtatacagATCAACATCTCGAGGCCACTATACCAACAAAACAAcattctatattttatagtttcgtAGAAAATCTCTGGAAACTAAATTGAGCAATTTTGTTCCCTGAGGTTTTCAGTGCTTTTCTCCGAAATTGTAAGATATAGGTAGAAggatataatttgataaatagattggtttattatattcttattatcATACTAATCTGATCTGATAATATTAAGAGGATGTGAAGGGGGTCAATGTTTTGTGAGAAATCGAATTTCGCtctctttatattattaaatgggTTTGGTATGCAAATCGGTTACTATAGGCGGACAACTCATAgctatatttcaatttttaaccagagttttttaaccaaaaaaatccGAAGGCCCATGCTAGCTCGTTCCCATTACAGATATGACCAAACAGTGTAACGCCTGCGTATTATAACCATAGAGTTCACTTAAGGCCAAAAAACTCACAGGCCCATGCTAAAGTGAACCTATTACAGGTATGGCCAACTCATGTAATATCtgggtattttaattatagcattttAGCAATAtacaggtaaaattttttaaataaaatttaggaaaaCATGAAAACcagctgtattttatttttgtttttcaattattttaaaatttcaactcacCAACATATTTTTGAACTACATATCTGTGTTTTTTTGGATTGCAATTTAAAACTAATCCTAAAATACTTTGATATTTATCCATTATTATGATGCCTTGCCCTCGACATCTATTTCCAGGTTTAACTATCCAAACATTTCGCATCCCGTCTAAATTATATTGTGGCCAatattgtatcattttttttaaagcgtaTGTAATTCGTTCCTTTAGCTCGTCGATACTTTCATCGCCAGTTCTATGTAAAAATCGCTTCTTTTGATTAACAAATGCATCAAAAGACGCAAAAAAGTTTTCCCATTCATGATCCCAGACTTTACGATAATCAATATCTAAATCTTTATGTTCGGCTGTTGAAATGTACTCCAAACAACGATCAATTGCAAAATGTACTACGGATATCGGAAGACTACCCGCAATAGATCGTACTGCAATTTCACCATCATGGGTCACCGCagctagaaaattttttaaaaggctCATACATGCTGTTAATCGGAAATCATCAATAAATGATACTAATTGGTCCGAATACGATAGATTATAGCATCTTGGAAAATTAATCACAGCAACACCCGGCTCAGTAAACCAATGCATTTGTTGAAGAATTGCGCATAAGCCTTCTTTACTGGTAAAACGTACTTTTGGAAAACGATTTATCAATGCATCACGAGGTATTGCATTTAACCAGGCTAATGATTCTTTTCGGATATTCCAATATAAATTTGCTGGATGCGATTGTAATAATCGTGCTTTTATAGCCATTTCacacttttttaaatgttgatctAAGGATTCACCAGCTTGTTGGGTgggtaaattttgaaataaagcaTCATTCTCATTTCGACTGCTATCATCCAATTGAGTTGAGTCATTCGCTAATCTTGTTGGTGATTTTACTTGGATCTTCTCAATCCATCCACGTTTTAATAATGCACGTTTTACTGAGCGAAAATGtccacataaataaaatattttacgttgTCGAATTGCCTCATCAACTTCTTTTTTTATGGCTGCAATACGttcacttgttaaataattCCTATTCACTGAttgtttaatttgtaattttgtattttcattgctattttcttctttttcattgGAGGGTAAACTTGTTGTTTcacaaaattttgcaaatggGAAAGCTTCTTGTAAAATTAATTCGtcagtaatttttttggtttttagtcttaataattttaatttgacattattatttgttgaaaagTGTAATAATTCTCCCGTATTTTCCATcataatctaaattttttcttacttaacattttttactatgaaagttattaaaatatctttttttgattattttttactcaTACCTGCCTGACTCATTGTTATAAATAGGTATACATTTTtgtcttgaaatttttattaaaaatgtgctTTTGAAATTCCACTTGTTACCACGCAACAGAACaactaaaatcgaaattttatcaacgaaatttattaaaaacttttatcatcaCAAAtagttatttgtataatatacacACACGGGCACAGGCTAGAAGTACCTATAAACTGTTGTTCGACGACTGAACTGTAAAGTTATGAATGAGGAAAGTCTTACTTTCATTATAACAGTTGTAGAAATTCTATATCCTTTCGCATTATACATTTTGTTGCATGTGTTCTTAGATGAATTACTCTTTTAACCTAAATTTTCATGCACATCATGtcgtataaaaatattccattccttttattattatactgaatcaaagtattaaaggaaaattttacaGCTCTAGCGAATTTGATACTTTAGctaatttgaaaacttgtattttctaGTTTGGGAataaattactcaaaaattGGTTTCACCCCTTTGCATGGAATGTAAAACTGGGTTTCACCCCTTTGCCGCTTTGCATGGAATATGATAAGGGTGAGAAATGTTATcactaaattttacataaaatttagaagcgtacaaaaattttcaaaattagcttacaataaactttttaagaCCACtggaaaacttgtttatttttcttgaaaatgagcttaAAAAAGTTTCTGTAAGAGCTTTTTGAGATAAGATATTCgctttccaagcaaaattgacacttctgTATTTAAAACCGGAAATAATCAACGCACGGCAATTTCTCTGATATTACTCAAAAACTGAAACTTCCTTCTTATAAGCcctttttccatattttaggcGTTTTTTCACCTGGCcctcattttatgaaaataggcGTTATCTAAAATCTTATCGTGCTTATTAGAAAACTTGtaatttctagttttggaatctatggctcaaaaatttatatgaccCCTTGCCGCTTTGTACGGAGAGTTGGAAGGGTGACTAAGAATGTTCTGCGGATTTGCTACTGTTATTTTAGAGAATTGCCTAGTTGACCAGCATGCGCATTGTGATCAACATCTTTTGGAGGGTAgagagaatattatattttcggcACCGTAATGTTGGGACATTCCGTCCCATACCAACTAACCATATGAGTATTACGATATATGGGTGAACTCAAACACAAAACATATTACACTGATAAACACAAGTTCTGTCCAAGAAGCATGAGTTTACTTTTTAAAAGGTTTATGACGTGCTGAATACAAATCCGAGCAGAAAATTACTTCAGCACAGGAAAAGAGAGGCTTCCAATTTCCATATGAGAAAATTATTACATAGTGGTATTACGGAATGTCGAATATAACCCAAAAACGGATTTTTCCCTTGTTGAggtataaatatttcgaaaactttatGTATTAGAGAAATTCTGAATGCGATTTCGAATCCAGCatccaaaaaattataagaaatgttcatcaaagtgacaaaaaaaaatcaaattttgttgaacAGTGTCATTAGATGGTACACATATTTGCGACAATTGGTAAAAATAAGTAGTACTTTCGTATTTTCTGGAGACAGGTACCAACATATCACCTTGTGTGCACTGCGTACAATAATCCCGGAAAATCGAATATTGTTATAAAGCATAAATGCAGAATGCCAAACagtttatgtatacatatttttagtttaacgACCGACCTAGTTTAATAACATTTATCCTAGTTTAATAACATaaccatataaaataattaggtatctATAAACTATCTGAACAATTTTCAATAGTAAGAGATGCCTTTAACAACTTAAATGGTATCGTAGCGTAGGTAATTAATTGATAACAAaagataagttttaattttctattttgtaataattaatttcactcaaaagtttttttataccatgtatatatgaaatttacatagtatattaagtttagtccaaagtttgtaacgcctaaaaatattgatgctatgaaaaaaattttggtataggtgttcatagaatcacctaattagcccatttccggttgtccgtccgtctgcccgtctgtctgtcaacacgataactcaaaaacgaaaagagatatcaagatgaaatttttatagcgtacccaggacgtaaaaagtgaggtcgagttcgtaaatgagcaacataggtcaattgtaaaaatgttccttttaaaaaaataagcaacttttgtttgaaacatttttttgtaaacatcactgtttacccacgagggtgcttattaggtgcaaattttatagtatgcattaatatgggaatatcagtgtgtgtgtgtagctatttaaaagtggatatctttttttctttacatgacgacaaaaaacaaacgattgcttcatcaacacagtttatacatggtatttcaacaattaactcagtcaattgtttgttttcacttgtgtttAATTGAGATTACGAttatgtttattcatttttaacatgcaaaatattcattaacataatacataattcataaataaatacctataaattatgcaatcaaaatttattcttaattttgcTTTTCTTACCCAAATCACTTAAATTTGATCCCGCTTTTTATAcaagtatatgaaatatatcaaggtatattagtcccaagtttgtaacgcttgaaaatattgatgctaccaacaaaattttggtacaggtgttcataaaatcatctaattagtccgttttcggtttctgtccgtctgtctgtctacacgataactcaaaaacggaaagagatatcaagttgaaattttatagcgaatttaggacgtaaaaagtatggtcgaattcgtaaataagcaacataggtcaattgggtcttgtaagccattagagatagaacaaaagtttaaaaataaaaaatgttccttataaaaaatcatcactgtttacccatgcgTAAATGAGgagcaaattatatagtatgtattatatgggcatATCGGTAATATTTGTATTTGCTAAAGGATTTCTTGGACATGCTGTATATTAAGGGAGGGCATactttaaaaacacataaaaaattatacttttacacatacaaaattaaacttgtACTCCAATGCGAGACTATATGTTCTACTTAATAGGTGCTCTGATCGGATACATTTCAGAGGAGGCTAAATTTTTTGCATTGACTCCCCAACCTTTAATTACTTATCAttgtgaaaaaagttatttttatttcaattgaatttacaGTACTAAACAAATAACCCTCCTTTGATACGAACATTTAAGTTAGATTAGATTagtcatctgaaattgttatgataagtaaaattggCATTACATTCGGGAGACTCTCCTGtggaaaacttttaaatctTGAATGCCCCCGACTGTAATttcgattttacttatcaaaacaatttcagatgaaattattttcttatggTAAACCGTTAGCGAtagattaaaagtttaaatgttaaaatgttacttataaaaaataaacaacttttgtttgcaacaatttttcgtaaacattattgttttttcgtgaaaaagcaaattagggcaaaactttggtgtccattttctacaaaaaaaaataaaagatagagatgaaaatttgtaggtagcttcaactagtgagccTTACGAAAAATTTGCAATTCTAACCTTTTTACAAAACTAGCCAAaccgaattttttcaatttttgcagttcaatttaaaaactatgagctttttacatttgttaaactactatcattttgaaagtataagtATTATGAAACAATTGGGCATTGAGGCGAATTCGATACTTTACTAGGTAGGTTAAATGCTattcatattaatatttcaataaataaacttttatcttttaattaatGTGGCTTTTTAAACAGAAGAATAAGTAACTAATATTAATCGTAGTTCAAGTtaaattttagatgtttttagCATATGTTCATTATGTTGACTTGTATATTTGAGGATATTGAATTTATCTTCGATaataagtttttcatttgtattaaaacaaatataataaatataactgaATATTAAAGACcgaaatctttttattttgtaatgttaTACTGTAAATGTGTATTAAAATTCCCGGTCAAGTATGATATCATACAAATACTATATCGGTAAGTTAGTGATTGATAAATTTAGTTGATATGACAGTCAGCGCACCATTTACCAACAAAGCAAAATGGCTCCATACAATGTATTCATTTCAATgttgtgtttaaaaattatgtaaaaatcataaatacatatattgtaaaaatatttaaattggtattttcgtgttgaaataattcaaatgaaattgatataaatgtgttattttatacaatattgtcAATTGATTTTGTATACTGACACCTGAGGAATGTTAACTTTTAGCCTGATTTCTGATCGAATCAGGTGTTATTACAATGTGTGTATAAATATTGTGTTGTAaaaaagtgttaatttttttagttttatttatttgttaagtgttataaatttttttttcaaagtcgTGTGTGTCATGTTCAATTTTCAAGTGACTCAATTCTTgttatctttttcattttacattcttttttaagttacaaaaaaacactTGGGAAACTAGAACTACTATTTTTCTTGCCGGTTTATTCATTTAGAAGTATGGCCTTCAATGAGGTAAGATTTTATTTCCTATACATAATATGTTTgatttttaacagttttgtattaaaaaaaaaacataaggcGTAATTGAAATAAGGTGgaatattttctatatctatactagataaggaacatttttaatctattattagATGATTTCTATTTCTGAAGATATTTTAGTATTAGTAACTTTTATAGTATTAAATAATTGCTATGAAAATTTATGCCatatatttctacaaaatattaaaattcaacaaaattgaaaagtcTTGAAAATTTGTCACTCGCTATCAGTTAGTATAAACAAATTACTTCTAAAGTCATTATAACCTATAAATGTAGAAATAGTAATGGAATTCTACTGTCAATGTTCAAATGTTTATAATAGGGTTGCCGGGAATATTTTTGtacgtatattttataatttacaaccGATGAACATACAGTAAGACATATATACTTGATATTTAGGGccgatatttataaaatagcatGGAATTTTACGGGGAGCCAATTaacaatgaatttaatttaagttccCTTAACAGTAATCAATATGCTATAAAACgtgttattaaataaacagGTGAAAATAACAGTTTAACATAGGAATATGGTAAGTTTGACAGATTAATAGACTAGTTGTAACTATACGGATTTCTGTACGAACTCCATCTAAAAGGTAAGTTACGTTTTCCCGTATAACTTTTTTGGAGCATTTGTTCGGTAAATAacaaaaagtactttttattttatagaaaatattttttgtttaaatgactACCTCGTTGAAATTAATACAGGTTATAAAAAACCATATCTAATTTGAGAAATTTTGTTTGGCATTAGTATCTAAAGAAtaaggtttttaaaattaacgaaaCCCTAATACTTTGATCCATACATCGACTCACTCTCcgttaatttatcataatatacTTTTGGAAATTTGTTTGACTTGTGAAGGTGACTTTGAACCTTAGATGCATAGGATCAATATACCAATTTTCCACTTTTCTAAGCAATGTGAAAAGGGTTGCCGAACTTTCAATTGTTTTGTGTTTCTGATTATTAGATTAGTACACCATAGAGAATCCGAATGAATTAATCGCTAAATAGTCAGGGCAATCGGataataattttggtttattattttcagttttataacTAGTCGGAACTTTCggtaaataggttttttttcgatgaaaaatGACATTTAACTAGAGTTTGTACTAGGTTTGGCTTGGGTATTGTATTTGATCATCGTCAATCCGGACATTAGTTGTTTAGCGAGCCCGTAACATCGTTGTATGCATGATTTTGTGTGAATGCTCTGCATTAacatttgattttattgttaaaatatttcaaacagatgaaaatattttatttaacatttgatCATGTGTTAACTTCATACAGACGGACTTGTGTATACTGTGTATAGTTTACAACATTTAATACGTCTGGCGTTACTCGTAAACAGGTACATTTTGTAATATGATGTAACTGAGTTGTAAAAAATACCGCTAGTTATTGGTTTAACTTGCTTTACTTGAGCATAAGTATGTAAGATAAGTTACACACAGAGATGTGtgtattttattcaatgaatataaGAAAATAGGTACTTTAGCTCTTTTGTGTATAATATATTCTCATTTCTTCATTGGTTAAGAAGATTAGTGTTCAATAAGCGATAactattcttattttatatagaggagtctaaaattaattgtaaaaaatcaattttattgtatttatgaaacaaaaatatacagggttaattattataaggtttacgaaaaaaagttattctttataaaaatctctgctttcgaaaatattaacattcatctatattcacttttgacatcgaatgtactGGGTGTATACAATTGAGAAAGTTCTATAGGAATGTTAATGAACAGTGGAACAGATATTAaaggaaacggttcaagaaatcactcccgagatatgtaatagtatatttaatcaattttgtaaaaagacaattacatgtatggaacacgaaagtggatacgttgaggcaaaaactaACTAAACTAACTGAAAATCTTCTAAACGAGCATTAACATTCctgtcaaattttttcaatttgtgggaCACCCAGTACATTCGATATCAacagtgaatagctgaatgttaatattttcgtaaGCTAAGATTTATgtaaacaataacttttttttcgtaaaccttataataaaaaagtttttcatatgtagCCAGCTTAAGTACACCCTGTAtaagtttgtatatttttatgctttattttttttattctacgatatattcagttttattaatacagcttcggaaaaaaatttgaaaccgaACAACTATGGTGGATATTATCTTAAGGAGACAGGTCAATacttaattattctattttatttcatttttgtaccATAAATTGCATAATATTATCCGTGAAAGCTTCTTTAAAAGCTATGTCTATAATTATTCTGATTacaatgattaaatttaaaaaaaaattcatagattATAAACGTTTTATCGA
This genomic interval from Chrysoperla carnea chromosome 1, inChrCarn1.1, whole genome shotgun sequence contains the following:
- the LOC123292465 gene encoding tubulin glycylase 3A-like, whose product is MSQAVNRNYLTSERIAAIKKEVDEAIRQRKIFYLCGHFRSVKRALLKRGWIEKIQVKSPTRLANDSTQLDDSSRNENDALFQNLPTQQAGESLDQHLKKCEMAIKARLLQSHPANLYWNIRKESLAWLNAIPRDALINRFPKVRFTSKEGLCAILQQMHWFTEPGVAVINFPRCYNLSYSDQLVSFIDDFRLTACMSLLKNFLAAVTHDGEIAVRSIAGSLPISVVHFAIDRCLEYISTAEHKDLDIDYRKVWDHEWENFFASFDAFVNQKKRFLHRTGDESIDELKERITYALKKMIQYWPQYNLDGMRNVWIVKPGNRCRGQGIIIMDKYQSILGLVLNCNPKKHRYVVQKYVERPFLIYDTKFDIRQWFLLTSGQPLIVWMYTECYLRFSSQLFSLNDFHEAIHLTNNAIQKRYKNQNNQQRSKELPDENMWDCYTFKAYLRKIGQYEKWDNFIYPAMKEAIVGAMLASQDNMDRKGNYFELYGADFILGQDLVPWLLEINSSPDMSSSTSVTARMCPQCLEDVVKVVIDRKEDPTADTGLFELAYKQQCPRPPTYLGLQLTIRGKRMSRQKIFKNSRPIENVNIIHENFEKLSISPSVQDYQGPIIGDFIEELKEESKTMLKACDSEKIPIHRRKKMLSCVRKNRTLKKKHPKKIHVIQTTGDVQCAEIELF